In one window of Dermochelys coriacea isolate rDerCor1 chromosome 3, rDerCor1.pri.v4, whole genome shotgun sequence DNA:
- the LOC119852830 gene encoding LOW QUALITY PROTEIN: 40S ribosomal protein S13-like (The sequence of the model RefSeq protein was modified relative to this genomic sequence to represent the inferred CDS: inserted 1 base in 1 codon), with the protein MLLVCMHAPGKGLSQSALPSRCSVPTWLKLTSDDVKEQIYKLAKKGLTSSQMGVILRDSHGVAQVCFVTGYKILRILKSKELAPDLPEGLYHLIKKAVAVRKHXRLILIESRIHRLARYYKTKRVLPPNWKYESSTASALVA; encoded by the exons ATGTTGCTTGTGTGCATGCACGCTCCGGGGAAGGGCCTGTCCCAGTCAGCCTTGCCCTCTAGATGCAGTGTGCCCACATGGTTAAAACTTACTTCTGATGATGTAAAGGAACAGATCTACAAACTGGCTAAGAAAGGTCTGACTTCCtcacagatgggtgtaatcctaAGGGACTCTCATGGTGTTGCCCAAGTTTGTTTTGTCACTGGCTACAAAATTTTAAGGATCCTTAAGTCCAAGGAACTTGCCCCAGACCTTCCAGAGGGTCTGTACCACTTGATCAAGAAAGCTGTTGCTGTTCGTAAAC TTCGTCTGATTCTGATTGAGAGCAGAATTCACAGGCTGGCTCGTTACTACAAGACCAAGAGAGTACTCCCACCCAACTGGAAGTACGAGTCATCCACTGCCTCTGCTCTGGTCGCATAA